One genomic window of Gossypium hirsutum isolate 1008001.06 chromosome D11, Gossypium_hirsutum_v2.1, whole genome shotgun sequence includes the following:
- the LOC107945977 gene encoding zeta-carotene desaturase, chloroplastic/chromoplastic isoform X2, translating into MALNAAPKGLFPPEPEHYRGPKLKVAIIGAGLAGMSTAVELLDQGHEVDIFESRPFIGGKVGSFVDRKGNHIEMGLHVFFGCYNNLFRLMKKVGADQNLLVKDHTHTFVNKGGEIGELDFRFPVGAPIHGISAFLSTNQLKTYDKARNAVALALSPVVKALVDPDGAMRDIRDLDSISFSDWFLSKGGTRMSIQRMWDPVAYALGFIDCDNISARCMLTIFSLFATKTEASLLRMLKGSPDVYLSGPIRNYITERGGRFHMRWGCREILYDKSADGEIYVTGLAMSKATNQKIVKADAYVAACDVPGIKRLLPSEWRELQFFNNIYELVGVPVVTVQLRYNGWVTELRDLEQSRQLRQAVGLDNLLYTPDADFSCFADLALTSPEDYYIEGQGSLLQCVLTPGDPYMPLPNDEIIKRVAKQVLALFPSSRGLEITWSSVVKIGQSLYREGPGKDPFRPDQKTPIKNFFLAGSYTKQDYIDSMEGATLSGRQASAYICDAGEGLLALQKKLAAIESHQQLETSSSSDELSLV; encoded by the exons CTGTTGAGCTATTGGATCAAGGCCATGAG GTTGATATATTCGAGTCTAGGCCTTTCATTGGAGGCAAAGTAGGTTCTTTTGTTGATAGAAAAGGAAACCACATTGAGATGGGGCTGCATGTTTTTTTTGGTTGCTACAACAATCTATTCCGGTTGATGAAAAAG GTGGGTGCAGATCAAAATCTACTTGTGAAGGATCATACTCACACATTTGTAAACAAAGGGGGTGAAATTGGTG AACTTGATTTTAGATTTCCAGTTGGAGCTCCCATCCATGGAATTAGTGCCTTTTTATCTACAAATCAACTGAAG ACGTATGATAAAGCAAGAAATGCCGTGGCACTTGCCCTAAGTCCAGTTGTGAAGGCTCTTGTCGATCCAGATGGAGCGATGAGGGATATAAGAGATTTGGATAGT ATAAGCTTCTCTGATTGGTTTTTGTCTAAAGGTGGTACACGCATGAGTATCCAGAGAATGTGGGATCCTGTTGCTTATGCCTTGGGTTTTATCGACTGTGATAACATAAGTGCTCGTTGCATGCTCACTATTTTCTCATTGTTTGCCACCAAGACAGAGGCTTCCCTTCTGCGAATGCTGAAGGGTTCTCCGGATGTTTACTTGAGTGGTCCCATCAGAAATTATATCACAGAAAGAGGAGGCAG GTTCCATATGAGGTGGGGATGCAGAGAGATACTTTACGATAAATCCGCTGATGGAGAGATATATGTCACAGGACTTGCCATGTCTAAA GCTACAAACCAGAAAATTGTAAAAGCTGATGCTTACGTTGCTG CATGTGATGTCCCCGGAATAAAAAGGTTGCTTCCATCAGAGTGGAGGGAATTGCaattttttaataacatttacGAGTTAGTAGGAGTGCCCGTCGTTACTGTGCAACTTAGATACAATGGCTGGGTGACAGAGTTGCGGGATCTGGAGCAGTCAAG GCAACTGAGGCAAGCTGTCGGCCTTGATAATCTCCTGTACACTCCGGATGCAGATTTCTCCTGCTTTGCAGACTTAGCTCTCACTTCTCCAGAAGATTACTACATTGAGGGACAAGGTTCATTGCTCCA ATGTGTCTTGACACCAGGTGACCCTTACATGCCATTGCCAAATGATGAAATCATAAAGAGAGTAGCGAAGCAG GTTTTGGCTTTATTCCCATCATCCCGAGGTTTAGAAATTACTTGGTCATCTGTTGTCAAAATCGGGCAATCTCTATATCGCGAAGGACCTGGAAAAGATCCATTCAGACCTGATCAGAAGACACCAATAAAGAACTTCTTTCTTGCTGGATCTTATACAAAGCAG GATTATATAGATAGTATGGAAGGAGCAACTTTGTCTGGCAGGCAAGCATCAGCCTACATATGTGATGCTGGGGAAGGGTTACTGGCCCTGCAAAAGAAGCTTGCTGCAATTGAATCTCATCAACAGTTGGAAACTTCAAGTTCTTCTGATGAATTAAGCCTTGTATAA
- the LOC107945978 gene encoding DNA damage-repair/toleration protein DRT102: MADSATASSPLKVIAGADSFGAELKDAMVSHLRSLNIEVEDLGITSYYNIGAEVGRRVSSATTSPSVETRGLLACGTGVGVGIFANKFPGVFATTCLTPDEARNNRSINNCNVLALSGMSTSADTAKEIVDTWLNTPFKALCPASKSQPWPEEISNFFDESMNEMPKIGASENTQAETCAVCCLVKNRELNPIDIIPGGSMKILRESPTSAIIKFKAGSVEPAHHHTFGHCLLVMKGKKSVWNLSKKERYDLGDGDYLFTPAGDVHRVKYYEDTEFFLKWDGKWDMFFDEDLETAKIAIEKELANGSA, encoded by the coding sequence ATGGCCGATTCCGCCACCGCGTCTTCCCCCCTCAAAGTCATTGCTGGAGCTGATTCTTTCGGCGCCGAGCTAAAAGACGCCATGGTATCCCACCTCCGCTCCCTCAACATAGAAGTCGAAGATCTCGGAATCACCTCCTACTACAACATCGGTGCTGAAGTCGGCCGTCGAGTCTCTTCCGCCACCACCTCCCCCTCCGTGGAGACCCGTGGCCTCCTTGCTTGCGGAACGGGCGTCGGAGTCGGGATCTTCGCCAACAAATTCCCCGGCGTATTCGCCACCACATGTCTCACTCCGGACGAAGCTCGCAACAATCGCTCCATCAATAACTGCAACGTCCTGGCACTCTCCGGCATGTCAACGTCCGCCGATACCGCTAAGGAAATCGTCGACACTTGGCTCAACACTCCTTTTAAAGCGCTGTGCCCGGCCTCTAAGTCCCAGCCTTGGCCCGAGGAAATCTCAAATTTTTTCGATGAATCgatgaatgaaatgcctaaaaTCGGTGCTTCTGAGAACACCCAAGCTGAAACTTGTGCTGTTTGTTGCTTGGTTAAGAACAGAGAACTGAATCCAATCGATATAATCCCTGGTGGGTCAATGAAGATATTGAGAGAAAGTCCCACATCGGCTATTATTAAATTTAAGGCTGGGAGTGTAGAACCAGCCCATCACCATACTTTCGGGCATTGCTTGCTGGtgatgaaagggaaaaaaagtGTTTGGAATTTGAGTAAAAAGGAAAGATATGATTTGGGTGATGGGGACTACTTGTTTACTCCAGCTGGGGATGTTCATAGGGTGAAATACTACGAAGATACTGAGTTTTTCCTCAAATGGGATGGGAAGTGGGATATGTTCTTTGATGAAGATCTTGAAACTGCTAAAATTGCCATTGAGAAGGAATTGGCTAATGGCTCTGCTTGA